GGTGACTTGCGCTTGATCTCACCGGGACGAGGATACTTTTTTTCGCTCTTTTGGAGGATTCACGGCTATGACTGGGGCTTGCTGGTGTGCATCTTCTTATAACATCATGTATTAGGTCTCTGGTTTTTCTTCCCTGCTAACTTATCGATTGCGCTTCACGGGGACGGGAGGGCTCTATATTCCCTGCGCCTTGCGAGCACCGTTGGGTTTACCCACTCGGTGAGGAGAAACGTTCCGAAGGACAGCCACCCATGTTTGAGGAGGCACGACGAGTTGGGTGGCTGAGTGCCGGACGAGCCGTCTTTTAGTGGGTAACGGGCGCAGCCGAAGCAGGGAATATAGAGCCCTCCCGTCCCCGTGGTTCCCAAACAATCTTGTCATGCAGTTGGTGGCCGAACGCCCGCTCCTCTATTTCCCTTTCTTCTCCAGTTCGTCCAATAATGGAATCCCCTTTTCCGGGTTTTCCAAGTTGGTTACTCCGAAAAGGTAGGGGCCGGACTGGCGGATTACCAGGCCCCTGTATAAGGGGTCTTTGGCGGCGAGGGTGAAGGTGCCTTTCTTTTCGATATTTCTGGGCTCTACCTTCGCGGCCCTTAAGCTGTTTATGTAGAGGTCCAGGGTCTGGCGGGCTGCTTCGGGGGAATCGCCCAGGACTACGAAGACCTTTACGGTCTTATTATCCAGGGTCGCTTCCGCGGTGAGGCCTTTTTTGAAGAAGGCATAGCCGAGAAGGCTTTCGGCAATGTATTTCTCTGTTTTGAGGACTACCTGGGGGATGTTGAGGAGGCCGATCTCTTTGGGCGGCCTTGCAGGCGAAGGCAGCTCTTTTCCGATGGCGGCAGCGCATGCCATGAAGGCTGCTTTATCGGGTGTGCCTTCTCCGGAGGCCGATATGCGGGCAAAGTGGCTGTCCTGGTAGAACATGAGTTGACTGCCGTCAAAAAAGCCTTCCGCGCCTGCCTTTACGGTCTCGGCGTCAGGGCTCCGGTAATTTGAATAAATGCCGAAGGCATCGATCGCGGAGCCCATCCGGTACAGGTCGACGGCGAGCGCTTCTTTTGTGCCCGACTTCCCGTATACTGCATATGCGAGGGCTTCGAACCCGTAGGGCATATAGAGCTCTGCCTCGCCGTTAATGTGCTCATAGAGGTTCTCTTTCGTAAAAAGCTCTACCTTGCCTTCCCTTACCCACCCCTTTGCGAAGCCGGAAGCGGGCAGGAGCTGCTCTATGGCGGGCACATTAGTGGCGGCCCCATAAGCGCGGGTGGCGCCGTCGGAGAGGAGGGAAAAAAATATGAGCGCACCGATCACGCATGCCAGGGTGCAGGTCCGTGCGCGACGAGTGGTCCGGGTACCCATGTCCGCCTCCTTCTTATGCAAAGAGAGACTTTGCCCTTTTCATCTTGAGGCCGATGTCCAGGCCGTGGGCGCATTGAGCGACGCATACCTCGCAGGCTCCGCAGGCGGAGGCCGACGATGCCGTCCCGATCTCAGCGTAGGTGGAACGGGCAAGGTCAAGAGCGCCGTAACTCTCGGCGTATAGAAGGCTCCGGTTAATGATGCTTATGGCCACCTTCTTCGGACAGGTAGGCTCGCAGATTGCGCAGAGATGACAATAGACGCCTTTGACGGCCTCCGCATATCGGTCCAGTACCCTCGCGTCACGGGCGGTGAATCTCATGCCCATGACCGACATGTCTTCCTGAAGCATGCTCATATCCTTCATTCCCGGTATTGCGTGGGTCACATTCTGATCCATGAGGGCCCATTTCAGGGCGGCCTGGTGAGGGCTCATCTTGCCGAGGGCCTCGGTCTTATACCCACCCGCCTGGGTCTTCATGGCCGTAATGCCTACGCCTGCCTTTGCGGCGCGGGCGATCGCCTCTTTTACTGCAGGAGCGCTCTTAAAGTTGTATCCTACAAGGGCGGTGTCGAAGAGCCTTTCAGGGTCGGCGAGAAGCGCGTCCAGGACCTCCGCCTGGTCCGTGTGGGTCGTGACGCCGAAAAACCTCACCTTTCCCTCCTTCCTCAATTCGAGTAGGGCGGCCCGCGTTTCGGGCTCCATGATCCTCGTCTTGTCCTTGCCCGTGAGGTTATGGAGCTGGATCACATCGATACGGTCGGTCTTCAGCTTGGAAAGGCTCGTCTCCACGTCGGTGATGATATCTTTTCTTGAAATGGAGCCGGGTTGGGTTTTAGTGGCGACAAAGACCTTGTCCCTGCGGCCCTTGAGTGCCCGGCCCACGATCTCCTCGTTTCTGCCGTTCATATAGCGGCGGGCGGTATCCACGTAATTGATGCCGAGGTCGAAGGCGGCTTCCATCACCTCGTGCTCCGGGGTGAGCATGGCCCCGAAGCTCACTACCGTCACTTTCAGTCCGGTCCTGCCCAGGATGCGGTACACCGGACCGGCCCCCTCGGCCCCCGATGCGCCGCGAAGGCCTGTCAGTCCGGCTGCGGCGGAAGCGGCGCCCACAATACCTATTTTCAAAAAGTCGCGTCGTTTCATAAATGCCTCCTCGCTGCACACTTTGTTGGTCTTAATATGGATGACTATACATTATCCTATTATGGTGCAAAGGGGTATTCAATAATAGAAGGGCCCCCGTCGTCCATCTCAGTCCCGGCCGGCAAAAGGCGAATCGCCATGTGCCGGGGGACCTTCAGGGTTTCGCGTAATCGGCCATGCCCTGGAAGTCAACGATTACCACCGGCTTGTCGCCTACGACCCACGCGTCGTGGCCCAGGGGCAGGACGGATACGTCTCCTGGTCCGCACTCGAACTCCGTGCCGTCATCCATACGCACCTTAAGGATACCGGAAACATGGTACTGGAAATGGGGCGCCTCACAGCTCGCCGTGCCGGCTATGGGTTTCACCGACGTCGACCATCTCCACCCCGGCTCCAGGGTGGCGCGGCCGACGGTCACCCCTCCTATGGTAAGGAGTTCGACTTTGCC
This DNA window, taken from Syntrophorhabdaceae bacterium, encodes the following:
- a CDS encoding DUF6599 family protein produces the protein MGTRTTRRARTCTLACVIGALIFFSLLSDGATRAYGAATNVPAIEQLLPASGFAKGWVREGKVELFTKENLYEHINGEAELYMPYGFEALAYAVYGKSGTKEALAVDLYRMGSAIDAFGIYSNYRSPDAETVKAGAEGFFDGSQLMFYQDSHFARISASGEGTPDKAAFMACAAAIGKELPSPARPPKEIGLLNIPQVVLKTEKYIAESLLGYAFFKKGLTAEATLDNKTVKVFVVLGDSPEAARQTLDLYINSLRAAKVEPRNIEKKGTFTLAAKDPLYRGLVIRQSGPYLFGVTNLENPEKGIPLLDELEKKGK
- a CDS encoding aldo/keto reductase; translated protein: MKRRDFLKIGIVGAASAAAGLTGLRGASGAEGAGPVYRILGRTGLKVTVVSFGAMLTPEHEVMEAAFDLGINYVDTARRYMNGRNEEIVGRALKGRRDKVFVATKTQPGSISRKDIITDVETSLSKLKTDRIDVIQLHNLTGKDKTRIMEPETRAALLELRKEGKVRFFGVTTHTDQAEVLDALLADPERLFDTALVGYNFKSAPAVKEAIARAAKAGVGITAMKTQAGGYKTEALGKMSPHQAALKWALMDQNVTHAIPGMKDMSMLQEDMSVMGMRFTARDARVLDRYAEAVKGVYCHLCAICEPTCPKKVAISIINRSLLYAESYGALDLARSTYAEIGTASSASACGACEVCVAQCAHGLDIGLKMKRAKSLFA
- a CDS encoding cupin domain-containing protein; protein product: MNEKFEKAERKNFGQTDQIRSFPKGKVELLTIGGVTVGRATLEPGWRWSTSVKPIAGTASCEAPHFQYHVSGILKVRMDDGTEFECGPGDVSVLPLGHDAWVVGDKPVVIVDFQGMADYAKP